The following nucleotide sequence is from Roseofilum capinflatum BLCC-M114.
TGTGTAATGGCTGCCCCTCATCCCCCTGCCCCCTTCTCCCGCAGGCGCTGCCCTGAGCGAAGTCGAAGGGAGAAGGGGGTAAAGTCCCTCTCCCAGTGGGAGAGGGATATAGGGAGAGGGCATTTCCAATTGCACAACTCATTTAGACTAGCTATTGTTAATTATTCATTGTTAATTGTTAATTGTTCATTATTCATTATCCTCTTCTTCTAACTCCTGAATGGCTAGTAACAGTGCTTCTTCTTGTTCTTCAAATTCTTCTTCGGAAATGTCCCCCATATCAAAGGCTAACTGAAGGGTGAGCAATTGCTTGTTCAAATCTTCCTTGTCATTTAACTCGGCATTGGCATGTTCTAGGACTTGTTCGCCAATCCACAGCATCCCTTCAATGGGGCCAAGAACGGGTAGGGTGAGTAATTTTATAATCATGCTTAAATCCCTGGGATTAATCCTCTAATTTGGCAAAATTGAATGGAGCGGTAAAGTTATTATATCGAATCCGTAAACGGCCTTCAAAATGGAGATCTAAATGCTCGACTTGCTGTGAGAATTTGGGTTCATCATCCCAAGGAATGAGATAGGCAGTATTGTAAATCATGGCATCGGTGAGGGTGTCATTTTCAATCACTTCGATCGCCAGAGGATTCAGCACCTGTTGAAATTCGCCAATAATCTCATCCTGGCGACGCTGTAAGGCTTGCTCCAGCGCTTGACCGATGCCAATCACCTGATCCATGGCTAAGGGTTGTCCTTCCAGGCGATCGCGCTTTTCCTTTAATTGCTCATTTTCCTCTAAAACCTGGTGTAGTTCGTTCTCCATCTCCCACAATACCTTAACACTGACCTCTCGATGGCCCTTGAGCTTTTGGAATAACGCCGTTAACTGGTCTCGATACGGCTCAATCAGCAGCGCTTGCACCTCTTGCCAATTCTCCACTGTTAATCCAAATTGCAGAGGTAAAACCGTGCGATATCCCGCTTGCATCGCCTCTTCTAACACCCGTTCGTGGGACAACAGATTCCGACGACTGGCCAAATAGCGGTTTTGCTTGGCCTCCGAGTACACAAATGTAAAACCATCCACCTGGTGAGCATAAATGGGTTGTTTATCCAATCCCACCCCATCTAAGTGTTGCGGCCCTGGAGAGGGAAAAATACCATAAAGATAAAAGGCGGCAGAATCATTCATCCCAGACACTGAAGATTAGGTTGATGGATTCATTTTATCAGTCCAGGCGATCGCCCCTCCTCCTTGTTCCCCCCAAGTCACCTTTGTCACCCATACGGTAAACTGGGATAGCGCTTTTCATCTGCTATAAACTCCATGGGTCGTAAAAAAGCAACAGTTAATTATCTGATCGTCGATGACCTCAGTGTTCCCCCCGAAGACCAAAAAGGAACCCTAATCGCCGTAGAAGGTCGTCGCAACACCGAAGGCAACCGCCAAAGAGCCTTAGACAAGGCGATCGAATTGTGGCAAGAAGGGCAAATAGAGGGCTTTCCCGATGGGTTATCCCTAGAAAATGTTCTTTTTGCCCCTGGAGCCTCTGGGCCTGCCATAGACTCATCTAGCGCCGCTATAGAGGAAGAATTACCCCTACAAAAAGCGGCTAGAGATGTGGTGACCCTGATCGATTTACTGATTAATCGCGGGCAAGCCATCCAAGAAGCCACACCCCTTTTACCGATTTTAGAAGCCGCCGAAAAAGGGCAAAAACTGACCGAAGAACAGACCGCCCAGGCAAAAGATAAATCCTTTAGTAAAATTCTCACCAGATTAGCCAACTCGGTCACCGAGCATCAACAATTTGTAGAAACCTCTGGGGTAATCGAGTCTATCCAAATGATTATCGCCATTATCAAAGACGATCGCCTAATCACCCCAGAGCAAATCTTACCCCCCTCCTCTAGTGAAACCGAGGAAGAAACCGACGAGGAAGAAGAGAACGAGTCCCCATGAGCCAAGTTTCCCTCCAGGAAGTAATTGCGGGAGCCAAAGCCGGTCAATTGGTGAGCTTCCCCACGGATACCGTACCCGCTTTAGCCGCCCTTCCCCAGTGCGCCCCCCTAATTTTTGCGGCCAAAAACCGCAGTTTAGACAAACCCCTGATCCTGATGGGAGCTGCTCCAGAAGACCTCTGGCCCTTTTGCCAAGGAACTCCAGAAGAAGAGCAAATTTGGCAACAGGTAGCCGCCCAATATTGGCCGGGAATGCTCACTCTCGTTTTACCCGCATCTGCGGCCGTACCTAAAGAACTGAACCCGCAAAATCCCACCAGTATTGGTTTGAGGATACCCAATTGTGCGATCGCCCAAACCCTTCTCGCTCAAACCGGCCCCCTAGCCACCACCAGCGCCAACCGCTCCGGCCATCCTCCCCTAGAAACCCTAGCCGAAATTGCCGCCCAATTCCCCCAAGTGCTAACCCTGAACTCCCATGAGTTTAACCCCGAAACCTCAGCCAGTGGTATTCCCTCAACCGTTGCCCGTTGGACAGGGAACGACTGGGAAATTTTAAGACAAGGAGCCGTTCAGATCAATTAAAAATTAAAATTGGATGTCAATCAGGGCACTAGAATAAACACAACATCAATTGGGGATTCACGCACTACCATGGCTTTGGGGAATTGGTTAGAGTTTACATCGGGGCTGATCGTGGGGATGGGGGGACTCAGTGCTGGTCGGGCCCTGTGGAAGAATCGGAAACGCTCAAGGAAAACAAAGATGAACCGTAATTATTCTGCTTCCTCATCCGATGCGGATGACATGCAACAGCTTAAATTGGCTTATCACATGGCAACGGATATGGCCAAGTTCAAGCAAGGATTTTTAGGCAGAATTTCCCATGAACTGCGATCGCCCCTCAACGGCCTGATCGGAATGCATCAACTGATTCTCAATGACCTCTGTGACTCCCCAGAAGAAGAACGAGAATTTATCGCCAAAGCTCATGATTCTGCCCTCAAATTAATTAAGCTCATTGATGAAATGGTGATCATTTCCAAAACCGAGCAAGGAACCGATGTCATGGAAATCGAAACCATTCCCTTAACCGAAGTCTTTCAAGACATCTATGATTTAACCTATTTACAGGCAGCCAATCGCAATTTACACCTGGATATTGTCATGCCTGACCCCGAAATTTACGTCCAAGCCGATTTACGTCGCCTTAGACAAGTCTTAACCAGTTTAGTTGATAGTGCCATATCCCACATGAGCGAAGGCTCTATTCACCTTCATGCCGACGCTGTTCCCGAAACCCAACAAGTTTATCTCTATCTCGAAGACCAACGCTCCCCCGACTGCTGGCAAGAACCCATTGATCTACTCAACACTCCCCCTTCCCCAGAATTAGATTGGAATGGTTCACCCTCCCCAGGACTCACCCTCATGGCCAATCAACTGCTCTTAGAACTGATGAACGGCAGCCTAGAGTTACTCCAAGTTCCCTCCCCTGAAGCGTCCGCACAAACCAGTCGCATTTTGTGTAAATTACCTTGGGGTAGTGTGGAAACTGAAGAGCCAAGCGCTGTCATTCAAGATTAAAAACTTATGTCATATAGCAAACCTAAATGAGTGATGTAATGGCTGCCCCTCATCCCCCTACCCCCTTGGGAGAGGGATATAGGGAGAGGGCATTTCCTGTTGCACAATTCATTTAGACTAGCTATATAAGAAGTTCAGATTAGGGGGGATCGCCAGGATCATAGCAGTGAAGGAAAATATCAGTGAGGGTAACGTTTGTCGAGTTAACGGTTTGACACAGGCTAAAATGATCTCAATAGCCAGCAAATTCTTTTACAGAGAATAACCGTTTGACTACCTCTCGATCAAGAGAATTCAACCATGAAAAGACGAGAAATACTGCGGTGGGGAACTTCAGCCGCACTGGGATGGAGTGCCACATCTGCATTGAATGCCTGTCGCCATTTATCCCCATCCTCTTCCGCTCAATTATCCCTGGAAGCCACTCGCGGTTCCCAATCCGCCAGTGTTGTGGGAACCGATGCCTATCACTTTTTTAAAGATGTCGGAAACACCTTTTCCGGCACGACTCTACGATTGGTGATAGAAGATGTACCGGGTGTGAGAGTCGCTCGCCAATTAACGCAAACCGAATTCACTCCCCTAACCGGAATCGACGTGAAATGGGATCTACTCCCCCTCCATCGCGTTTTAGGGCGAATTGAACAAGACATCGCCAGAGAAGCCGGAACCTATGACATCATGTATTGGGATCAGGCTTGGATTGGTCGCTTTCTTGAAGTTGGGGTCAATCCCAAAGAACTGCTGGAAAACAGCAACCTGCGATATCCCAACTACAACTTTGAGGATTTTTTCCCCTCTTTAGTTGCCCATGTTTCCTCTTATCAAGGACAGTTGGCCGCCATCCCCTACGATATCCCCATATTTATCATGTTTTATCGCCCAGATATTCTGGAGGAATGGGGGTTATCTGTGCCGACAACCATGGCAGACTACTTGGGAACGATGCAAGCAATTACCCAAGCCAAAGCCCCGCAAGTCTATGGAACAGTCGGCCAGTGGAAGCTAGAGCATTACAGCTTGTTTTGTAATATGACGGCTTGGTTGTGGGCACATGGTGGATCGACTTATGAT
It contains:
- a CDS encoding gas vesicle protein GvpG, whose amino-acid sequence is MIIKLLTLPVLGPIEGMLWIGEQVLEHANAELNDKEDLNKQLLTLQLAFDMGDISEEEFEEQEEALLLAIQELEEEDNE
- a CDS encoding GvpL/GvpF family gas vesicle protein is translated as MNDSAAFYLYGIFPSPGPQHLDGVGLDKQPIYAHQVDGFTFVYSEAKQNRYLASRRNLLSHERVLEEAMQAGYRTVLPLQFGLTVENWQEVQALLIEPYRDQLTALFQKLKGHREVSVKVLWEMENELHQVLEENEQLKEKRDRLEGQPLAMDQVIGIGQALEQALQRRQDEIIGEFQQVLNPLAIEVIENDTLTDAMIYNTAYLIPWDDEPKFSQQVEHLDLHFEGRLRIRYNNFTAPFNFAKLED
- a CDS encoding L-threonylcarbamoyladenylate synthase, which codes for MSQVSLQEVIAGAKAGQLVSFPTDTVPALAALPQCAPLIFAAKNRSLDKPLILMGAAPEDLWPFCQGTPEEEQIWQQVAAQYWPGMLTLVLPASAAVPKELNPQNPTSIGLRIPNCAIAQTLLAQTGPLATTSANRSGHPPLETLAEIAAQFPQVLTLNSHEFNPETSASGIPSTVARWTGNDWEILRQGAVQIN
- a CDS encoding sensor histidine kinase; its protein translation is MNRNYSASSSDADDMQQLKLAYHMATDMAKFKQGFLGRISHELRSPLNGLIGMHQLILNDLCDSPEEEREFIAKAHDSALKLIKLIDEMVIISKTEQGTDVMEIETIPLTEVFQDIYDLTYLQAANRNLHLDIVMPDPEIYVQADLRRLRQVLTSLVDSAISHMSEGSIHLHADAVPETQQVYLYLEDQRSPDCWQEPIDLLNTPPSPELDWNGSPSPGLTLMANQLLLELMNGSLELLQVPSPEASAQTSRILCKLPWGSVETEEPSAVIQD
- a CDS encoding ABC transporter substrate-binding protein, whose product is MKRREILRWGTSAALGWSATSALNACRHLSPSSSAQLSLEATRGSQSASVVGTDAYHFFKDVGNTFSGTTLRLVIEDVPGVRVARQLTQTEFTPLTGIDVKWDLLPLHRVLGRIEQDIAREAGTYDIMYWDQAWIGRFLEVGVNPKELLENSNLRYPNYNFEDFFPSLVAHVSSYQGQLAAIPYDIPIFIMFYRPDILEEWGLSVPTTMADYLGTMQAITQAKAPQVYGTVGQWKLEHYSLFCNMTAWLWAHGGSTYDANGEPAINDDRAIAALEYMLAQRQYAPPEAITWDWDGEAEAFRQGRAALFISWGERFPWFEGSPGSQISGRVAVAPCPQEILLRPKSECSFGEVPGISNQGGSSLALSRYSKNKDAAWVFLQWLTSADILTRTAIMAKTNSVRRSTYSDPRLRVGFGDNPEVTNYFDVTLDAIENRMGTEPHHPNWVELGFDRFPVELGKLMTDQQSIKTTLNHMAEAAARATETL